The genomic DNA TCAGCTGGAGCACGCCCAGCAGCTCGCCCGCGTGGTCGTGCATGGGCACCGTCAGGAACGACTGCGAACGGTAGCCGAAATGCTGGTCGAAGGCACGCATGCCGGAGAAATTGAAGTCGTCCGCGTGGTACACGTCCGCGATATTGACGGAGCGGCGCATATTGGCCGCATAGGCGGCCACCGACGACAGGTTCGGTTCGCCGCGCTCGCCGGACAGCGGCACCGGCGCGATATCGGCGCTCTTGCCGGATGAGCCGCCCAGGTGCAGGCCCAGCGTGTCGTTGACGGACAGGTGGAAGCACAGCATGCGGCCGTCCGCGCTGGGACGGTACAGCGTGCCGCCGTCCGCGTTGGTGATGCTTTTCGCCACCAACAATATGCGCTCGAGCAACAAGTCCGTGTCGTGGCTGGCGCCCAGCGCCACGGACAGTTCCGTCAGCTGGTCCAGTCGCTGTGCGATCTGTGCATGATTCAATTCTTGCATGGTGCCATGTTGCCCCAATGAAATTCCCCCGTGAATTATACGGGTGTCGCCACATGCATACTGTATACGCTAAGCCGGGCGCGCGGCGGTCTGGACGAGTTTGCAGCCAGAAGCGGACCAAAACCCGCTATCATCGACGCTGGAGTGTGAAAACGCTGCGCGCAGCCGGACAAGAAAAAGCTATCGGGACTTCGTCACAATGAAATTCAAATTCTGGGGGGTGCGCGGATCGATCCCGTCGCCGGGGCCGCGCACGGTGCGCTACGGCGGCAACACCACCTGCATCGAGGTACGCAGCGACGACGATACGCTGATCGTGCTCGACGGCGGCACCGGCCTGTTCTGCCTGGCCCAGGCGCTGGTGGCCAGCGGCAAGCGCCCCATCGATGCCAACATCTTCATCACGCACAGCCACTGGGACCACATCCATGGCCTGCCGTTCTTCACCCCCTGTTCATCCGCGGCAGCCGCGTGTGCCTGCACGGCGTCTCCGATCCGGAGACGGGCAACGGCATCGAGCACGTGATGGGCGTGCAGCTGCAGAACAGCTATTTCCCCGTCAGCGAGGCGCAGATGGGCGCCACCATCGAATACCACACGCTGCAGGTGGGCCAGGCGTTCGCCGTGGGCGACGCGGTGGTGCAGAACGTCGTCATGGGCCATCCGGTGACGGACCTGGGCTACCGCATCGACTGCAACGGCAAGTCGGTGTTCTTCACGGGCGACCATGAACCGCTGACCAACCTGTATCCGGAAGGGCATCCCGAGCATGCCGCCTGCGCGGCCCACGTGGCCGAACGCAGCGCCGCCATCGATGCGATGGTGCGCGGCGTGGACGCGCTGATCGCGGACTGCTCGTACACCCGCAGCGAGTATCCGTCCAAGGTGGGCTGGGGTCACGGCACCTTCGACAGCGCGCTGGCGATGGCCCTGCGCGCGGGCGCGAAGCGGCTGTACTGCACGCACCACGAACCGACCCGCGGCGACGACGAGCTGGAAGCGGTCTTCGCCGAAGTCATGGCGCGCCATGAAGCGGTGCTGAACGGCCTGCAGGTGTTCCTCGCCTACGAGGGCCTCGAGGTGACGCTGTAGATGGAGACCGGCATGGAACGCATCCAGGGCGTCGTCGCCGACCTACGGCTGGGCAAGACCGTGATGTACAAGAAGGAGACCGGCACCAGCACCTTGCACGCGGCCGTGTTCAAGGTGGGGGAACGGCAATGCAAGATCGTCGCCAACCACCCTATCGTCATCGAGGAAGGCGACGAGGTGATCCTGTCCGGCGCGCAGCGCAGCGACAACCTGTTCATCGCGCTGGCGCACCGCAACGTCACGCGTCGCGTCGAGGGCCACGAAGGCTGGGCCACGCGCCTGGTGCTGACGGTGCTGCTGGTGGCGGCCGGCATCTGGCTCGGCACCGTGCTGCTGGGCGGCGGCTACGCGATGGTGCTGACGGTGGCGCTGCTGGGCTCCGGGGTGCTGATGGCAGCGCGCTCGGTGCAGGTGGTGCTGGCGATCCTGGCGCTGCGGCCGCAACGCCGGCGCAAGCCGAACAAGAAACGCAAGTGAACGTTGGCCGGTGACGGCACGGGAGAGCAGCGATGACGATTTTCAGCATAGCGGTCGACGGCGACGTGGTCGCCGCCGTCGACAACGACGACCTGGCGATGCTGTCCGTGCACCTGCGCGGCAGCGTCACCGAGCCGCATGCGGCCGTGCTGTCCTGCGACGGCACGCTGACGGCGGGCCATGCGGACGGCTACCGCGTCTGGCTGCGCGAGCTGCAGCTGCGCGCGGGCCAGGTGGTGACGGTGCGCATGGACGACAGCGGCGCGGCCGTCACGCCGGCGCAAGACCCGCCCGGGCCGCACCATGGCCTGTCGCCGGAATCGGTCGCCACCTTGGGTCGCACCCACCCGCCGCCAGGCGCGCTGGACGTGGCGGCGGCACGCAGTCACGCGCGGGTGCGGCCCGGCTTTTCGTTCGCGCTCGACCTGTCCAATGGCAAGGGCTGCGAGGTCCGCAGCGACCCGACCGATGAACTGTTCCAGTGCCTCGTCATGTGGACGCTGGACTGGGAGCCGGAATGCGCGCGCATCCAGGTCACCGCGTCGAGCCGCGAACGCATCCTGCGCCGCGAGCCCGGCACGCCGGCGTTCGAGGGCCGCCTGTTCCGCGGCGACAGCGTGACGATCCGCTGCGGCGACTGAGCCATGATTTCGCACGTGTTCCTGGGCGTGACCGATTTCGAGCGGGCGTTCGCGTTCTATGCGCCGCTGATGGCGGCGCTGGGCCAGCCGCTGCGCTTTCGCGACGACAGCCGGCCCTGGGCGGGCTGGATGCCTGCCGACGCGCCGCGCCCGCTGCTGCTGATCGGCGCACCGCACGACCGCGCGCCCGCCAGCGTCGGCAACGGCGCGATGACGGCGCTGCTGGCGCGCGACCGCGCGACCGTGGATGCGGCGTACAGCATCGCGCTGGCGCATGGCGGCAGCTGCGAAGGTCGGCCCGGGTTGCGGCCTGAGTACCATGCCAACTACTATGGCGCCTACTTCCGCGATCCGGATGGGAACAAGCTGTGCGTGTGCTGCCACGAGCCTGGCTGAGGACCCAGCCGGCCTGGCAAATCGGCTTGCTTACAGGCGCCTGCCGAAGCAGACCGCGGCGTCCATGCCGGCGTACTTGCCGTAATTGTCGATGCGACGATAACCGTGCTTTTCGTAGAAGCGCACGGCGCGCACATTGACCTTGCGCGTCTCCAGCCACAGTTCCGTATAGCCCAGCGCGGCGGCGCGTGCTTCCAGGTGGCCCAGCAGCGCGGCGCCGACGCCGGCGTGGCCGGGGCGCGCGTACATGCGCTTCACCTCCGCGACGTGCGGCGACAAGGGACGCAACGCGCCGCAACCCACCGCCGCGCCGTCCACGCGCGCGAGCACGAAGCAGGCGCGCGGGTCGCGCACGTCGGCGACATCGAACGAGGCGTTGCCGCTGTCGCCCGTCAGCGCGGACAAGGCCGCGGACAACTCGCCCAGCAGCGCGGCCGCGTCGGCGCTCGACGGAACGGCGTCCTCGATCGCCAGGCGCGGCGCCAGCAGCTTGTACATCACCGTGGTCGCGCCCAGCGTGCCGTCCGCCAGCCGCGCAAACGCGGGAATAGGGCCGCAGACTGCAAAGCCCAGCTGGCGGTACAGGTGCTCGGCGCCGCTGCCGGTCCAGGTGTCCAGCACGAGCAAGGTGCGACCCAGCTCGCGGGCGCGCGCTTCG from Pseudoduganella armeniaca includes the following:
- a CDS encoding MBL fold metallo-hydrolase, with the translated sequence MCLHGVSDPETGNGIEHVMGVQLQNSYFPVSEAQMGATIEYHTLQVGQAFAVGDAVVQNVVMGHPVTDLGYRIDCNGKSVFFTGDHEPLTNLYPEGHPEHAACAAHVAERSAAIDAMVRGVDALIADCSYTRSEYPSKVGWGHGTFDSALAMALRAGAKRLYCTHHEPTRGDDELEAVFAEVMARHEAVLNGLQVFLAYEGLEVTL
- a CDS encoding MBL fold metallo-hydrolase, translating into MKFKFWGVRGSIPSPGPRTVRYGGNTTCIEVRSDDDTLIVLDGGTGLFCLAQALVASGKRPIDANIFITHSHWDHIHGLPFFTPCSSAAAACACTASPIRRRATASST
- a CDS encoding GNAT family N-acetyltransferase; this translates as MNAAIEELHGDGVRAHAAALADVLHDCVTQGASVGFVPPFDVSAARRWWLGIAQQVDAGARTVFVARDEDGICGTVQLALAMPANGAHRAEVNKMLVHTRARRRGIAMQLMTAAEARARELGRTLLVLDTWTGSGAEHLYRQLGFAVCGPIPAFARLADGTLGATTVMYKLLAPRLAIEDAVPSSADAAALLGELSAALSALTGDSGNASFDVADVRDPRACFVLARVDGAAVGCGALRPLSPHVAEVKRMYARPGHAGVGAALLGHLEARAAALGYTELWLETRKVNVRAVRFYEKHGYRRIDNYGKYAGMDAAVCFGRRL
- a CDS encoding VOC family protein translates to MISHVFLGVTDFERAFAFYAPLMAALGQPLRFRDDSRPWAGWMPADAPRPLLLIGAPHDRAPASVGNGAMTALLARDRATVDAAYSIALAHGGSCEGRPGLRPEYHANYYGAYFRDPDGNKLCVCCHEPG